The Bacteroides acidifaciens genome includes a region encoding these proteins:
- a CDS encoding DUF3078 domain-containing protein produces the protein MNKMKTLFIALSCMGAATLSAQTADSTQTSPWTKEGFAGLKLTQVSLTNWAAGGDNSVAFDLQGTYQINYKKGKHLWNNRIELAYGLNKTGDDGTRKANDKIYLNTNYGYAIAKNWYASAFATFQTQFSPGYDYSVNKDVSISEFMSPGYLTTGLGFTYDPGKIFTVVLSPASWRGTFVLNDRLSDEGAYGVDPGKHLLSSFGANLKGEVKYEFLKNMTVYSRLDLYSDYLHKPLNIDVNWEVQVNMIINKWFSTTLTTNLMYDDDVKIAQKDGTKGARVQFKEILGVGVQFNF, from the coding sequence ATGAACAAGATGAAAACTCTATTCATTGCCCTGTCATGTATGGGCGCTGCAACTCTTTCGGCTCAGACTGCCGATAGTACACAAACTTCTCCTTGGACAAAAGAAGGATTTGCCGGACTGAAACTGACGCAAGTCAGCCTTACCAACTGGGCTGCCGGTGGTGATAATTCCGTAGCTTTTGATTTACAAGGTACTTACCAAATTAATTATAAGAAAGGAAAGCATTTGTGGAACAACCGTATCGAGCTGGCTTATGGATTGAACAAGACCGGTGACGACGGGACAAGAAAGGCGAATGATAAAATCTACCTGAATACGAATTACGGTTACGCCATTGCCAAGAACTGGTATGCGAGTGCGTTTGCCACTTTTCAGACCCAGTTCTCTCCGGGATATGACTATTCGGTCAATAAGGATGTTTCTATCTCCGAATTTATGTCTCCGGGTTATCTGACTACGGGTTTGGGCTTCACGTATGACCCCGGAAAGATATTTACGGTCGTATTGTCTCCTGCTTCCTGGCGCGGTACATTTGTATTGAATGACCGCCTCTCTGACGAAGGGGCTTACGGAGTGGATCCCGGCAAGCATTTGCTGTCTAGCTTCGGTGCCAACCTGAAAGGAGAAGTGAAATATGAATTTCTGAAAAATATGACTGTATATTCACGTTTGGACTTATATTCCGATTATCTGCATAAGCCGCTGAATATAGACGTCAACTGGGAAGTGCAGGTGAATATGATTATCAATAAGTGGTTCTCGACTACACTTACTACCAATCTGATGTATGACGATGATGTGAAGATTGCGCAGAAAGACGGGACGAAAGGTGCCCGTGTGCAGTTTAAGGAGATATTGGGAGTAGGGGTGCAGTTCAATTTCTAA
- a CDS encoding DedA family protein, translating to MESVAFIQWCLDHLNYWTITLLMTIESSFIPFPSEVVIPPAAYKAAVNDELNIYLVVLFATIGANIGALINYYLAKWLGRPIIYKFANSRIGHMCLIDEAKVRNAEVYFDKHGALSTFIGRLIPAVRQLISIPAGLAQMKLHTFLIYTTLGAGLWNTILAIIGYHLAKVPGIESEAQLIAKVTEYSHEIGYGFIAIGVFVVAFLIYKGMKKK from the coding sequence ATGGAATCAGTAGCTTTTATCCAGTGGTGTCTGGATCATTTGAATTATTGGACTATCACTTTATTAATGACCATCGAAAGTTCTTTTATACCTTTCCCTTCGGAAGTGGTCATCCCGCCGGCTGCCTACAAAGCAGCAGTCAACGACGAGCTCAATATTTATCTGGTAGTTCTGTTCGCTACTATCGGGGCTAATATCGGAGCGTTAATCAACTATTACCTGGCTAAGTGGCTGGGACGTCCCATCATTTACAAGTTTGCCAACAGCCGTATCGGACATATGTGCCTGATTGATGAAGCCAAAGTTCGCAATGCCGAAGTCTATTTTGACAAGCACGGTGCACTTTCCACCTTTATCGGCCGGTTGATTCCCGCTGTCCGCCAGTTGATTTCAATTCCTGCCGGACTGGCTCAGATGAAGTTGCATACATTCCTAATCTATACCACTTTGGGCGCCGGATTATGGAACACTATTTTAGCAATCATCGGTTATCATCTGGCTAAAGTTCCTGGCATTGAGAGCGAAGCGCAGCTTATAGCCAAAGTGACGGAATACAGCCACGAAATAGGCTACGGATTTATTGCTATCGGTGTATTTGTCGTTGCTTTCTTGATTTATAAGGGAATGAAGAAGAAATAA
- a CDS encoding tetratricopeptide repeat protein encodes MGRKKSPSAKKELVELITNYEAAKANEQQIYLDGNQLADIANWYATERKFDEAQEVITYGLHLHPGNTDLLIEQAYLYLDTQKLQKAKKVAATITEEYEPDVKMLKAELLLNEGRLEEAQELLNSIEDADELVTLTDIVYLLLDLGYPENAREWLEKGKKRYAEEQDYLALTADYLFATHQHEAAAKAYNKLIDKAPYNASYWMGLAKIHFIEENVDKAIEACDFALAADENCGDAYAYKAHSFFYLNNEDEAIENYQKAIAYKSIPPELGYMFMGLSYANKEEWQKADEYYTKVIDCFEKEEESDSFLLIDTYTSKAYAISHLGRYEEAHQLCDKAKKLGPNEGLSYLTDGKVYLAEEKEDQAAEAFKKAIEINPGVEMCYMVASTYSDNDYLYEAKEYYEMAYQLDPKYELVTEKLSVLSLMSNEIEDFFKYNNECKNPLGSDVILDLLASPNHREEDEQTLKEVLKRMKKESKKKGK; translated from the coding sequence ATGGGTAGAAAAAAATCACCGTCCGCAAAAAAGGAACTAGTCGAACTAATCACAAACTACGAAGCTGCAAAAGCTAATGAGCAACAAATCTATCTGGATGGAAATCAATTGGCTGACATTGCCAACTGGTATGCCACCGAACGAAAATTTGACGAAGCGCAGGAAGTCATTACTTACGGACTTCATCTGCACCCGGGAAACACAGACCTGCTGATAGAGCAAGCCTACCTTTATCTGGACACTCAAAAACTGCAAAAAGCCAAAAAAGTAGCCGCTACAATCACCGAAGAGTATGAACCTGACGTGAAAATGCTGAAAGCCGAACTCCTGCTCAACGAAGGTAGGCTGGAAGAAGCGCAAGAACTTCTAAATTCGATAGAGGATGCTGACGAGCTCGTCACACTCACCGATATTGTATATCTCCTTCTGGACTTGGGGTATCCTGAAAATGCCCGGGAGTGGTTGGAGAAAGGCAAAAAACGATATGCCGAAGAGCAGGATTACCTGGCTCTGACAGCCGATTACCTGTTTGCCACACATCAACATGAAGCTGCCGCCAAAGCATATAACAAACTGATTGACAAAGCTCCATACAACGCTTCTTACTGGATGGGACTGGCGAAAATCCATTTCATTGAAGAGAATGTTGACAAAGCAATCGAAGCCTGCGATTTCGCATTGGCAGCCGACGAGAACTGTGGAGACGCCTATGCTTACAAAGCACACAGCTTTTTCTACCTGAACAATGAGGACGAAGCCATCGAGAATTATCAAAAGGCTATTGCATATAAGTCAATCCCGCCCGAACTGGGCTATATGTTCATGGGACTGTCATACGCCAACAAAGAAGAATGGCAGAAGGCAGATGAATATTATACGAAAGTAATCGACTGTTTTGAAAAAGAAGAAGAAAGCGACTCTTTCTTATTGATAGACACATATACCAGTAAGGCTTATGCCATCTCCCATTTGGGAAGATACGAAGAAGCCCACCAGCTCTGCGATAAAGCAAAAAAGCTGGGGCCGAACGAAGGACTTAGCTATCTGACGGATGGAAAAGTATATTTGGCGGAAGAAAAGGAAGACCAGGCAGCCGAGGCTTTCAAAAAGGCCATAGAAATTAATCCTGGCGTGGAAATGTGCTATATGGTAGCGTCCACTTATTCGGACAACGATTATCTGTACGAAGCCAAAGAATACTACGAGATGGCCTACCAGCTCGACCCGAAGTATGAATTGGTAACGGAAAAACTGAGCGTTCTCAGTCTGATGAGCAACGAAATAGAGGACTTCTTCAAATACAACAATGAATGTAAGAATCCGCTCGGCTCAGATGTCATTCTCGACCTGCTTGCCAGTCCTAACCATAGGGAAGAAGACGAGCAGACTCTTAAAGAGGTATTGAAGCGAATGAAAAAAGAGAGCAAAAAGAAAGGAAAATAA
- a CDS encoding glutamine--tRNA ligase/YqeY domain fusion protein has product MTDIKNEEVAGEKKSLNFIEQAVEKDLQEGKNGGKVQTRFPPEPNGYLHIGHAKAICLDFGIAEKHGGVCNLRFDDTNPTKEDVEYVEAIKEDIQWLGYHWGNEYYASDYFQQLWDFAIRLIEEGKAYIDEQSSELIAQQKGTPTQPGVESPYRNRPIEESLELFKKMNSGEIEEGAMVLRAKIDMANPNMHFRDPIIYRVVKHPHHRTGTTWKAYPMYDFAHGQSDFFEGVTHSLCTLEFVVHRPLYDLFIDWLKEGKDLNDNRPRQTEFNKLNLSYTLMSKRNLLTLVKEGLVNGWDDPRMPTICGFRRRGYSPESIHKFIDKIGYTTYDALNDIALLESSLRDDLNSRAIRVSAVINPVKLIITNYPEGQVEELEAINNPEDLEAGSHLIEFSRELWMEREDFMEDAPKKYFRMTPGQEVRLKNAYIVKCTGCKKDENGVITEVYCEYDANTRSGMPDANRKVKGTLHWVSCNHCMQAEVRLYDRLWKVENPRDELAAIREAKNCNALEAMKEIINPDSLKVLPNCYIEKFAATLPPLSYLQFQRIGYFNVDKESTPEKMVFNRTVSLKDTWGKLNK; this is encoded by the coding sequence ATGACAGATATTAAAAACGAAGAAGTAGCAGGTGAAAAGAAAAGCCTGAACTTTATAGAACAGGCAGTAGAGAAAGACTTGCAAGAGGGTAAGAATGGTGGAAAAGTACAGACACGTTTCCCGCCCGAACCTAACGGATACCTTCACATCGGTCATGCCAAAGCTATTTGCCTTGATTTCGGCATCGCAGAAAAGCACGGCGGTGTATGTAACCTTCGTTTCGACGACACAAACCCTACCAAGGAAGACGTGGAATACGTAGAAGCCATCAAAGAAGATATCCAGTGGTTAGGTTACCATTGGGGCAATGAATATTATGCTTCCGACTATTTCCAGCAATTATGGGATTTCGCTATCCGCCTGATAGAGGAAGGAAAAGCATATATCGACGAACAGAGTTCCGAACTGATTGCGCAGCAAAAAGGCACTCCTACCCAGCCGGGTGTGGAAAGCCCCTACCGGAACCGCCCTATCGAAGAAAGCCTGGAGCTTTTCAAGAAGATGAATAGCGGTGAGATTGAAGAAGGCGCTATGGTGCTCCGTGCCAAGATTGACATGGCAAACCCGAACATGCACTTCCGCGACCCGATTATCTATCGTGTAGTGAAGCATCCGCACCACCGTACGGGCACTACATGGAAGGCATATCCGATGTACGACTTCGCCCACGGACAAAGTGACTTCTTCGAAGGAGTGACTCATTCGCTGTGTACACTTGAATTTGTGGTACACCGTCCGCTGTACGACCTCTTCATCGACTGGCTGAAAGAAGGTAAAGACCTGAACGACAACCGTCCCCGCCAGACCGAGTTCAACAAGCTGAACCTGAGCTATACGCTGATGAGCAAACGTAACTTGCTGACTCTGGTAAAAGAAGGTTTGGTGAACGGATGGGACGACCCCCGTATGCCGACAATCTGCGGTTTCCGCCGTCGTGGTTATTCTCCGGAATCCATCCATAAGTTTATCGACAAAATCGGTTACACTACCTATGACGCATTGAACGACATCGCCTTGCTGGAAAGCTCCCTTCGGGATGACCTGAACAGCCGCGCTATCCGCGTATCGGCAGTCATCAATCCTGTGAAACTTATTATCACGAACTATCCAGAAGGACAAGTGGAAGAACTGGAAGCTATCAACAACCCGGAAGACCTGGAAGCAGGAAGCCACCTCATCGAGTTCAGCCGCGAATTGTGGATGGAACGTGAGGACTTCATGGAAGATGCCCCAAAGAAATATTTCCGCATGACACCGGGACAGGAAGTACGTCTCAAAAACGCCTATATCGTGAAATGCACAGGGTGCAAGAAAGACGAGAACGGCGTGATTACTGAGGTTTATTGCGAATACGACGCCAATACCCGCAGCGGTATGCCCGATGCCAACCGCAAAGTGAAAGGTACATTGCACTGGGTGAGCTGCAACCACTGCATGCAGGCAGAAGTGCGCTTGTACGACCGTCTGTGGAAAGTGGAAAATCCACGTGACGAATTGGCCGCCATCCGCGAAGCTAAAAACTGCAATGCCCTGGAAGCCATGAAAGAAATTATAAATCCCGATTCATTGAAGGTATTGCCCAACTGCTACATAGAGAAGTTCGCAGCAACCCTGCCGCCACTCTCCTACCTGCAGTTCCAACGAATCGGTTACTTCAACGTAGACAAAGAGTCGACCCCGGAAAAGATGGTCTTCAACCGCACAGTAAGTTTGAAAGACACATGGGGTAAACTTAACAAATAA
- a CDS encoding PstS family phosphate ABC transporter substrate-binding protein, giving the protein MKIRRNLLIAFSLLSLSANAQRIKGSDTVLPVAQQTAERFMNQQPDARVTVTGGGTGVGISALMDNTTDIAMASRPIKFSEKMKIKAAGEEVDEVIVAYDALAVVVHPSNPVKKLTRQQLEDIFRGKITNWKQVGGDDRKIVVYSRETSSGTYEFFKESVLKNKNYMASSLSMPATGAIIQSVSQTKGAIGYVGLAYVSPHIKTLSVSYDGSHYATPTVENATNKTYPIVRPLYYYYNVKNKEQVAPLIQYILSPNGQDIIKKSGYIPVK; this is encoded by the coding sequence ATGAAAATAAGAAGAAACTTACTAATAGCCTTTTCCCTGCTCTCCCTCAGTGCCAATGCGCAACGCATCAAAGGCAGCGACACGGTATTGCCCGTCGCACAGCAAACAGCAGAACGGTTTATGAACCAGCAGCCCGATGCCCGTGTCACCGTGACCGGCGGCGGAACCGGTGTCGGCATCTCCGCCCTGATGGACAACACCACGGACATCGCAATGGCTTCCCGCCCGATAAAATTCAGCGAAAAGATGAAAATCAAGGCGGCAGGCGAAGAGGTGGACGAAGTGATTGTGGCCTACGACGCCCTTGCCGTCGTGGTGCACCCATCCAACCCGGTGAAGAAACTCACCCGCCAACAACTGGAAGACATCTTCCGCGGAAAGATAACCAACTGGAAGCAAGTAGGCGGAGACGACCGCAAGATAGTGGTTTACTCCCGCGAAACCTCTTCCGGCACTTACGAGTTTTTCAAAGAGAGTGTCCTGAAAAATAAAAACTACATGGCGAGCAGCCTTTCCATGCCGGCTACGGGTGCCATCATCCAATCCGTCAGCCAGACGAAAGGAGCTATCGGATACGTCGGACTGGCATACGTATCCCCCCACATCAAAACGCTCTCCGTATCTTATGACGGAAGTCACTATGCCACGCCCACAGTGGAGAACGCTACCAACAAGACCTACCCCATCGTCCGTCCGCTCTACTACTATTACAATGTAAAGAACAAGGAACAAGTCGCTCCCCTGATTCAATACATTCTTTCACCCAACGGGCAGGACATCATAAAAAAGAGCGGTTATATTCCGGTTAAATAA
- the pstC gene encoding phosphate ABC transporter permease subunit PstC — protein sequence MKKFLEKIIEGVLTCSGFVTSITILLIVLFLFTEAFGLFKSKVIEEGYVLALNKTNKVSVLSPAQIKNIFDEEITNWKEIGGEDIPIRVFRLEDITQYYTEDELGPAYEYAGDKITELVERTPGIVAFVPQKFIIHPDAVHFIEDNTISVKDVFAGAEWFPTATPAAQFGFLPLITGTLWVSLFAILFALPFGLSVSIYMSEVANPKVRNWLKPIIELLSGIPSVVYGFFGLIVIVPMIQKVFELPVGESGLVGSIVLAIMALPTIITVTEDAMRNCPRAMREASLALGATQWQTIYKVVIPYSISGITSGVVLGIGRAIGETMAVLMVTGNAAVIPTTILEPLRTIPATIAAELGEAPAGGSHYQALFLLGVVLFFITLIINFSVEYISSKGLKRSK from the coding sequence ATGAAAAAGTTTTTAGAAAAGATTATAGAAGGAGTTTTGACTTGTAGCGGTTTCGTAACAAGTATTACTATTTTGCTGATTGTGCTCTTCCTGTTTACAGAGGCTTTTGGGTTATTCAAGAGTAAGGTCATTGAGGAAGGGTATGTGCTGGCACTGAACAAGACGAATAAGGTAAGTGTATTGAGCCCTGCCCAGATAAAGAATATTTTTGACGAGGAGATAACGAACTGGAAAGAAATCGGTGGGGAAGATATTCCTATCCGGGTTTTCCGTTTAGAGGATATCACGCAGTATTATACGGAAGATGAACTTGGTCCTGCCTATGAATATGCGGGCGACAAGATTACGGAACTGGTAGAGAGGACACCGGGCATTGTGGCATTTGTGCCGCAGAAGTTTATCATTCATCCGGATGCGGTGCATTTCATAGAAGACAATACGATTTCTGTCAAAGATGTTTTTGCGGGCGCGGAATGGTTCCCGACGGCTACTCCTGCCGCGCAGTTCGGCTTTCTGCCGTTGATTACCGGCACGCTGTGGGTGAGCTTGTTCGCCATTCTTTTTGCTTTGCCATTCGGGTTGTCGGTTTCTATCTATATGTCCGAGGTCGCGAATCCGAAAGTGCGGAACTGGCTGAAGCCCATTATTGAATTGTTGAGCGGTATTCCTTCCGTTGTCTACGGCTTTTTCGGGTTGATTGTCATTGTCCCGATGATTCAGAAAGTATTTGAACTTCCGGTTGGGGAGAGCGGTCTGGTAGGCAGTATCGTGTTGGCTATAATGGCATTGCCCACTATCATAACAGTGACGGAAGACGCGATGAGGAATTGTCCGCGTGCTATGCGGGAAGCGAGTCTGGCATTGGGAGCAACGCAGTGGCAGACGATATATAAGGTGGTGATTCCGTATTCCATATCGGGGATTACTTCGGGGGTGGTGCTTGGTATTGGGCGTGCTATCGGGGAGACGATGGCGGTGCTGATGGTGACGGGAAACGCGGCGGTGATTCCGACTACGATTCTTGAACCGTTGCGCACCATCCCGGCTACCATTGCGGCGGAACTGGGGGAAGCGCCCGCCGGCGGGTCGCACTATCAGGCTTTGTTCTTGCTGGGTGTCGTTCTGTTCTTCATTACATTGATTATCAACTTTAGTGTGGAGTACATTTCCTCTAAAGGATTAAAACGTAGTAAATAA
- the pstA gene encoding phosphate ABC transporter permease PstA, translating into MEIRSNNKAKHRSQKIAFGIFRLLSLCIVLILFAILGFIIYKGSGAISWEFLTSSPTDGMTGGGIWSAIVGTFYLMVGSALFAFPIGVMSGIYMNEYAPKGKLVRFIRVMTNNLSGIPSIVFGLFGMALFVNYMGFGDSILAGSLTLGLLCVPLVIRTTEEALKAIPDSMREGSRALGATKLQTIWHVILPMGMPNIITGLILALGRVSGETAPILFTCAAYFLPQLPTGILDQCMALPYHLYVISTSGTDMEAQLPLAYGTALVLIVIILLVNLLANALRKYFEKRVKTN; encoded by the coding sequence ATGGAAATAAGGAGTAATAATAAAGCAAAACACCGTTCGCAGAAGATTGCTTTCGGAATATTCCGGCTATTGAGCCTTTGCATCGTGCTGATATTGTTTGCGATTCTGGGTTTCATTATTTATAAGGGGAGCGGTGCTATCAGTTGGGAGTTTCTCACGTCGTCTCCTACGGACGGAATGACAGGAGGCGGCATTTGGTCGGCTATTGTCGGAACTTTCTACCTGATGGTGGGCAGTGCACTGTTTGCTTTCCCGATAGGGGTGATGAGTGGCATTTATATGAATGAATATGCACCGAAAGGCAAGTTGGTACGCTTTATACGGGTGATGACCAACAATTTGAGCGGTATTCCTTCTATCGTGTTCGGGCTGTTCGGTATGGCGCTGTTTGTCAATTACATGGGGTTCGGCGACAGTATCCTTGCCGGTTCTTTGACATTAGGTTTGCTTTGTGTTCCTTTGGTCATTCGTACTACGGAAGAAGCGTTGAAAGCCATTCCCGACAGTATGCGTGAGGGTAGCCGGGCGTTGGGGGCTACGAAGTTGCAGACCATATGGCACGTCATTCTGCCGATGGGGATGCCGAACATTATCACGGGGCTGATTCTGGCGTTGGGACGTGTTTCGGGCGAAACGGCTCCTATCCTGTTCACTTGTGCCGCATATTTCCTGCCGCAGTTGCCGACGGGGATTTTAGACCAATGTATGGCGTTGCCTTACCATTTGTATGTGATTTCTACGAGCGGAACGGATATGGAAGCGCAGTTGCCGTTGGCTTACGGCACGGCATTGGTGTTGATTGTGATTATCCTGCTGGTGAATCTGCTGGCAAATGCATTGAGAAAGTATTTTGAGAAAAGAGTAAAAACGAACTAA
- the pstB gene encoding phosphate ABC transporter ATP-binding protein PstB, whose protein sequence is MDTVKIDARDVNFWYGDFHALKGISMQIEEKSVVAFIGPSGCGKSTFLRLFNRMNDLIPATRLKGEIRIDGQNIYEKGVEVDELRKNVGMVFQRPNPFPKSIFENVAYGLRVNGVKDNAFIRQRVEETLKGAALWDEVKDKLKESAYALSGGQQQRLCIARAMAVSPSVLLMDEPASALDPISTAKVEELIHELKKDYTIVIVTHNMQQAARVSDKTAFFYLGEMVEFDQTKKIFTNPEKEATQNYITGRFG, encoded by the coding sequence ATGGATACAGTAAAAATAGATGCACGTGACGTGAACTTCTGGTATGGTGATTTCCATGCGTTGAAAGGCATCAGTATGCAGATTGAAGAGAAGTCGGTCGTGGCTTTTATCGGGCCTTCCGGTTGCGGAAAGTCTACGTTTCTCCGGCTTTTCAACCGTATGAACGATTTGATTCCCGCCACCCGCCTGAAAGGGGAAATCCGTATTGACGGGCAGAATATCTATGAGAAAGGCGTGGAAGTGGACGAGTTGCGCAAGAATGTAGGGATGGTGTTCCAGCGTCCCAATCCTTTCCCGAAAAGCATCTTCGAGAATGTGGCTTACGGGCTTCGGGTGAATGGGGTAAAAGATAACGCTTTCATCCGCCAGCGGGTAGAAGAGACATTGAAAGGTGCGGCTTTGTGGGATGAAGTGAAGGATAAGTTGAAGGAGTCGGCTTATGCGCTGTCCGGCGGGCAGCAGCAGCGGCTTTGCATTGCCCGCGCGATGGCGGTGTCTCCTTCTGTGCTGCTGATGGACGAACCTGCGTCTGCGCTCGACCCTATTTCTACGGCAAAGGTAGAGGAGCTGATTCATGAACTGAAAAAGGATTATACGATTGTCATCGTCACGCACAATATGCAGCAGGCGGCTCGTGTCAGCGACAAAACGGCATTCTTTTATCTGGGGGAAATGGTGGAGTTCGACCAGACGAAAAAGATATTCACCAATCCGGAGAAAGAGGCTACCCAGAATTATATAACGGGACGCTTCGGGTAG
- the phoU gene encoding phosphate signaling complex protein PhoU: protein MVKFIESELILLKKEIDEMWTLVYNQLDRAGEAVLTLDKELAQQVMVRERRVNAFELKIDSDVEDIIALYNPVAIDLRFVLAMLKINTNLERLGDFAEGIARFVIRCKEPVLDSELLNRLRIAEMQAEVLSMLELAKRALNEESIELAAGVFAKDNLLDDINAEATEILAAYIIEHPETALTCVDLVSVFRKLERSGDHITNIAEEIVFFIDAKVLKHRGKTEEHYPEK, encoded by the coding sequence ATGGTAAAGTTTATAGAATCGGAACTCATCCTGTTGAAGAAGGAAATTGATGAAATGTGGACGCTGGTGTACAATCAGCTCGACCGTGCCGGTGAGGCTGTGTTGACGCTGGACAAGGAACTGGCTCAGCAAGTAATGGTTCGTGAGCGCAGGGTGAATGCTTTCGAATTGAAGATAGATAGCGATGTGGAGGATATTATCGCATTATACAATCCGGTGGCAATCGACCTTCGTTTTGTTCTGGCAATGCTGAAAATCAACACCAACCTCGAACGTCTGGGCGACTTTGCAGAGGGAATCGCCCGTTTCGTGATTCGTTGCAAAGAGCCGGTGCTCGACTCTGAACTGTTGAACCGTCTTCGCATAGCCGAAATGCAGGCAGAGGTGTTGTCAATGCTTGAACTGGCGAAACGTGCTTTGAATGAAGAGAGCATCGAACTGGCAGCGGGGGTATTTGCTAAAGATAATTTATTAGATGATATCAATGCGGAAGCCACCGAAATCTTGGCGGCTTATATCATTGAACACCCGGAAACAGCACTTACTTGCGTCGATTTGGTCAGCGTATTCCGCAAGCTGGAACGCTCCGGCGACCACATTACCAATATCGCCGAAGAAATCGTCTTTTTCATTGATGCAAAGGTCTTAAAGCACCGTGGGAAAACGGAAGAACACTATCCGGAGAAATAA
- a CDS encoding riboflavin synthase: MFSGIVEEYATLVALVKDQENIHFTFKCSFVNELKIDQSISHNGVCLTVVSMTDDTYTVTAMKETLERSNLGLLKVGDKVNVERSMMMNGRLDGHIVQGHVDQTATCVDIKDAEGSWYFTFRYAFDKEMAKRGYITVDKGSVTVNGVSLTVCNPTDDTFQVAIIPYTYEHTNFHTFAIGSVVNIEFDIIGKYISRMIQYK; the protein is encoded by the coding sequence ATGTTTTCCGGAATTGTAGAAGAATATGCTACTTTGGTAGCACTGGTGAAAGACCAGGAGAATATACACTTTACATTTAAGTGTTCGTTTGTAAATGAGTTGAAAATCGACCAGAGCATTTCTCATAACGGTGTATGCCTGACGGTAGTGAGCATGACGGATGATACGTACACGGTGACTGCCATGAAAGAGACACTGGAACGTTCTAACCTCGGTTTGCTGAAAGTGGGGGATAAGGTGAATGTGGAACGCAGCATGATGATGAACGGTCGTCTGGACGGTCATATCGTGCAGGGACATGTAGACCAGACTGCCACTTGCGTTGACATAAAGGATGCGGAAGGAAGCTGGTATTTCACTTTCCGGTATGCGTTTGATAAGGAAATGGCGAAACGCGGATATATCACGGTGGATAAAGGTTCGGTAACGGTGAATGGTGTCAGCCTGACGGTATGTAACCCTACGGATGATACTTTCCAGGTGGCTATCATTCCTTATACTTACGAGCATACTAACTTCCATACTTTTGCCATCGGCAGTGTGGTGAATATCGAGTTTGATATTATAGGTAAGTATATCAGCCGGATGATTCAATATAAATAA
- a CDS encoding nitroreductase family protein, which translates to MEYSEFLQLVLSRQSDRAYDKERPVEAGKLERIIEAGRMAPSACNAQPWKFVVITDRELALKIGKAAAGLGMNKFAKDAPVHILIVEESANITSLLGGKVKDKHFPLIDIGIAAAHITLAAESEGLGSCILGWFDEKEMKRLTGIPASKRVLLDIAIGYPVKEKRKKMRKPKEKVVSYNRY; encoded by the coding sequence ATGGAATATAGCGAATTTCTGCAATTGGTGCTTTCCCGCCAGAGCGACCGGGCGTATGATAAAGAACGACCGGTGGAAGCCGGGAAGTTGGAACGGATTATTGAGGCGGGGCGTATGGCTCCCTCTGCCTGTAATGCGCAGCCGTGGAAGTTTGTGGTAATAACCGACCGTGAACTGGCCTTGAAAATTGGCAAAGCAGCGGCTGGACTGGGCATGAACAAGTTTGCTAAGGACGCTCCGGTGCATATTCTGATTGTGGAAGAATCGGCTAATATCACTTCTTTGCTCGGGGGAAAAGTGAAAGACAAGCATTTCCCGCTGATTGATATTGGAATTGCCGCTGCACATATCACGTTGGCTGCCGAAAGCGAAGGCTTGGGGTCGTGCATTTTGGGCTGGTTTGATGAAAAGGAAATGAAGCGGCTGACGGGGATTCCTGCTTCCAAACGTGTATTGCTGGATATTGCGATAGGCTATCCGGTGAAAGAGAAGCGCAAGAAGATGAGAAAGCCGAAAGAGAAAGTGGTTTCTTATAATCGTTATTGA